Proteins from one Ficedula albicollis isolate OC2 chromosome 21, FicAlb1.5, whole genome shotgun sequence genomic window:
- the SVBP gene encoding small vasohibin-binding protein, which translates to MDSGAGARKERPKPREPAALGRDTAQPAARPPLPSALSRSQIYALNRVMTELEQQQFDSFCKQMQGSGE; encoded by the exons ATGGATTCGGGCGCGGGGGCGCGGAAGGAGCGGCCGAAGCCACGGGAGCCAGCGGCtc TGGGGAGGGACACGGCCCAGCCCGCGGCCAGACCCCCTTTGCCATCTGCCCTTTCCCGATCCCAGATCTATGCCCTGAACCGGGTGatgacagagctggagcagcagcagttcgACTCCTTCTGCAAGCAGATGCAGGGATCCGGGGAAtga
- the LOC101821752 gene encoding CDP-diacylglycerol--serine O-phosphatidyltransferase isoform X1, translating to MWMVSPPVGIFQSTKKLVLSEQVGRGRALEFLRKNAANGLSVANLLAGLSSILCSVNRQYQYSCWLLLLGFLLDLADGAVARQLDACSALGAKLDDFADFTTFGLGTALLLQPQGVLGGLLTLAYVLAVFARLCFFSSGIPFTYRGLPCPYASALLASTFLLTGGHVALLRVAAAAMILFMADCGLYPHDRVLESQLWKKLVYAGGVLAVLLAPMAVSAVYCLAWATSYIVFPFALWSCKA from the exons ATGTGGATGGTGTCACCGCCGGTCG GTATTTTCCAGTCCACCAAGAAGCTGGTGCTGAGCGAGCAAGTGGGACGGGGACGGGCACTGGAATTCCTCCGGAAAAACGCAGCCAACGGGCTCTCCGTGGCCAACCTCCTGGCTGGGCTTTCCTCCATCCTCTGCAGCGTCAACAG GCAATACCAGTactcctgctggctgctgctcctgggcttcCTGCTGGATCTGGCCGACGGGGCCGTGGCCCGGCAGCTCGACGCCTGTTCAGCGCTGG gtgccaAGCTGGATGACTTTGCGGATTTCACCACCTTCGGGCTGGGCACGGCCCTgttgctgcagccccagggtgtgctggggggACTGCTGACCCTTGCCTACGTGCTAGCTGTCTTTGCCCGCCTCTGCTTCTTCTCCAGTG GGATCCCCTTCACCTACcgggggctgccctgcccttatgcctcagcactgctggccaGCACCTTCCTGCTGACTGGAGGACACGTGGCCCTGCTCCGCGTCGCCGCGGCTGCCATGATCCTGTTCATGGCCGACTGCGGCCTCTACCCCCACGACAGGGTGCTGGAGTCACAGCTTTGGAAGAAACTGGTTTATGCTGGAG gggtGTTGGCTGTCCTGCTGGCACCGATGGCCGTGTCTGCGGTTTACTGCCTGGCCTGGGCCACGTCCTACATCGTCTTCCCCTTCGCCCTCTGGAGCTGCAAGGCCTGA
- the LOC101821426 gene encoding proproteinase E-like, translating to MAAMLSLVLLLAAGGVRAAVLPDSRVVNGQDAEPYSWPWQISLQYERDGTFRHTCGGTLIAANWVMTAAHCISNSRTYQVVLGEYDMSAGEGPEQRIPVNSDDIFVHPKWLSFCAACGNDIALMKLQRPAVLSAEVQVGRLPPAGSILPDGYPCVLSGWGRLTTGGSLPDRLQQAELPVVDYEHCTQPDWWGALAIRQTMICAGGAEKAGCNGDSGGPLNCPAEDGTWEVHGIASFVSALGCNAAKKPTVFTRVSAFEDWIAETMRDN from the exons ATGGCTGCGATGCTGAGCCTCGTCCTGCTGCTGGCGGCTGGCG GTGTCCGCGCCGCGGTGCTGCCGGACTCCCGGGTGGTCAACGGGCAAGATGCAGAGCCCTACAGCTGGCCCTggcag ATCTCGCTGCAGTACGAGCGGGACGGCACCTTCCGCCACACCTGCGGGGGCACCTTGATCGCTGCCAACTGGGTGATGACGGCCGCGCACTGCATCTC CAACTCCCGCACGTACCAGGTGGTGCTGGGCGAGTATGACATGAGCGCCGGGGAGGGCCCCGAGCAGCGCATCCCCGTGAACTCCGACGACATCTTCGTGCATCCCAAGTGGCTCAGCTTCTGCGCGGCTTGCGG CAATGACATCGCCCTGATGAAGCTGCAGCGCCCGGCCGTGCTCTCGGCGGAGGTGCAGGTGGGGCGCCTGCCGCCTGCCGGCTCCATCCTGCCCGACGGGTACCCCTGCGTGCTCAGCGGCTGGGGACGGCTCACCA CTGGGGGGTCGCTGCCGGAccggctgcagcaggcagagctgcccgTGGTGGACTATGAGCACTGCACCCAGCCCGACTGGTGGGGGGCTCTGGCCATCCGCCAAACCATGATCTGTGCCGGCGGCGCCGAGAAGGCCGGATGCAAC GGTGACTCCGGGGGCCCTCTGAACTGCCCAGCTGAGGATGGGACCTGGGAGGTCCATGGCATCGCCAGCTTCGTGTCAGCCCTGGGCTGCAATGCTGCCAAGAAACCCACCGTGTTCACCCGCGTCTCCGCCTTCGAGGACTGGATTGCAGAG ACCATGAGAGACAACTGA
- the LOC101821752 gene encoding CDP-diacylglycerol--serine O-phosphatidyltransferase isoform X2 produces MWMVSPPVGIFQSTKKLVLSEQVGRGRALEFLRKNAANGLSVANLLAGLSSILCSVNRQYQYSCWLLLLGFLLDLADGAVARQLDACSALGAKLDDFADFTTFGLGTALLLQPQGVLGGLLTLAYVLAVFARLCFFSSALLASTFLLTGGHVALLRVAAAAMILFMADCGLYPHDRVLESQLWKKLVYAGGVLAVLLAPMAVSAVYCLAWATSYIVFPFALWSCKA; encoded by the exons ATGTGGATGGTGTCACCGCCGGTCG GTATTTTCCAGTCCACCAAGAAGCTGGTGCTGAGCGAGCAAGTGGGACGGGGACGGGCACTGGAATTCCTCCGGAAAAACGCAGCCAACGGGCTCTCCGTGGCCAACCTCCTGGCTGGGCTTTCCTCCATCCTCTGCAGCGTCAACAG GCAATACCAGTactcctgctggctgctgctcctgggcttcCTGCTGGATCTGGCCGACGGGGCCGTGGCCCGGCAGCTCGACGCCTGTTCAGCGCTGG gtgccaAGCTGGATGACTTTGCGGATTTCACCACCTTCGGGCTGGGCACGGCCCTgttgctgcagccccagggtgtgctggggggACTGCTGACCCTTGCCTACGTGCTAGCTGTCTTTGCCCGCCTCTGCTTCTTCTCCAGTG cactgctggccaGCACCTTCCTGCTGACTGGAGGACACGTGGCCCTGCTCCGCGTCGCCGCGGCTGCCATGATCCTGTTCATGGCCGACTGCGGCCTCTACCCCCACGACAGGGTGCTGGAGTCACAGCTTTGGAAGAAACTGGTTTATGCTGGAG gggtGTTGGCTGTCCTGCTGGCACCGATGGCCGTGTCTGCGGTTTACTGCCTGGCCTGGGCCACGTCCTACATCGTCTTCCCCTTCGCCCTCTGGAGCTGCAAGGCCTGA